From Salinicola endophyticus:
CGTCGCACGGTGGGTGATCAGCGGGGCGGTCTGTAGCCGGCCTTCGGCCATCAGCTGGGTCACGTGCTCGAAATCCTCCCGCGTGGCGTTGCGGCTGCCGAGCAGGGTCAGCTCCTTCTTGTGGAAGTCCGGGTCGCTGAAGCGGATCTCGGCCTTGACCACGCTGACCAGCACATAGCGTCCGCCGTGGCCGGCGAAGTCGAAGCCACGATTCATCGCCGCCGGGTTGCCGGTGGCGTCGAACACCACATCGGCCAGGGCGCCATCGTTGAGCGCCTCGATCCTGGCCACCACGTCGTCGTCGGCGTGCCAGGTCGCATCGGCGCCCAGCGCGTCGCGGCACAGCGCCAGGCGGTCGCGGTTGGTATCGATCATCGCCACCCGCGCGCCGCAGCTCTTGGCCACCTGCAGCACACCGATACCGATCGGCCCGGCGCCGACCACCACCACCAGCTCGTCGGCGGCGACCTGGGCGCGGCGCACCGCGTGGGCGCCAATGGCCTGGCACTCGACCAGTGCCAGCGCCTCGGCCGAGAGTGTGGGCACCGCCACCAGATGGCTGGCGGGTACGTTGAGCGTCTGCGCCATGCCGCCGTCGCGATGCACGCCGATCACCTGAAGCGCCTGGCAGCAGTTGGTACGGCCCTGGCGGCAGGCGCGGCACTCGCCGCAGTGCAGATAGGGAATGACGTAGACCGCGTGGCCGACCAACGCCGGGTCGACATCTTCGGCCACCGCGACCACCTCGCCGGCCAGCTCGTGGCCGAGTACGCGGGGGTACTCGAAGTAGGGCTGATTGCCGCCGAAGGCGTGGATATCGGTGCCGCAGATACCGATACGGCGAATGGCGACCCGCGCCTCGCCTGGCGCCAGCGGGGGCGTCGGGCGCTCGACCAGCGCCATCTCGCCGGGGCGTGAACAGACCACGACTTGCATGTAGATTCTCCTGGCGAATGAGATATATCGGCCTAAAGGTCAGGCCAATTGGTGCACAGGCCGCCTTCCAGACTCAGGAAGGCGGCGCGGCGTCGCTGGGCGCTCAGCTCTCGATACAGCGCTGGCGCTGTTCGCCCAGCCCCTCGATGCCCAGACGCATGGTCTGGCCCGGCTTGAGGAATACCTTCGGGTTCTGACCCATGCCCACGCCCGGGGGCGTGCCGGTGGAGATCACGTCGCCCGGTTGCAGGCTCATGAAGCGGCTCAGATAGGCGACCAGATGC
This genomic window contains:
- a CDS encoding zinc-binding alcohol dehydrogenase family protein, encoding MQVVVCSRPGEMALVERPTPPLAPGEARVAIRRIGICGTDIHAFGGNQPYFEYPRVLGHELAGEVVAVAEDVDPALVGHAVYVIPYLHCGECRACRQGRTNCCQALQVIGVHRDGGMAQTLNVPASHLVAVPTLSAEALALVECQAIGAHAVRRAQVAADELVVVVGAGPIGIGVLQVAKSCGARVAMIDTNRDRLALCRDALGADATWHADDDVVARIEALNDGALADVVFDATGNPAAMNRGFDFAGHGGRYVLVSVVKAEIRFSDPDFHKKELTLLGSRNATREDFEHVTQLMAEGRLQTAPLITHRATLTALPERMPVWCAPGSGVLKAMVTLDDAEAEA